A window of the Phaseolus vulgaris cultivar G19833 chromosome 5, P. vulgaris v2.0, whole genome shotgun sequence genome harbors these coding sequences:
- the LOC137834994 gene encoding phosphoglycerate kinase, cytosolic, whose amino-acid sequence MATKRSVGTLKEGDLKGKRVFVRVDLNVPLDDNLNITDDTRVRAAVPTIKYLTGYGAKVILSSHLGRPKGVTPKYSLKPLVPRLSQLLGIEVKIANDCIGEEVEKLVAGLPEGGVLLLENVRFYKEEEKNDPEFAKKLASLADVYVNDAFGTAHRAHASTEGVAKYLKPAVAGFLMQKELDYLVGAVSNPKRPFAAIVGGSKVSSKIGVIESLLEKVNVLLLGGGMIFTFYKAQGLSVGSSLVEEDKLDLATSLLEKAKAKGVSLLLPTDVVIADKFAADANSKTVSASSIPDGWMGLDIGPDSIKTFSEALDATQTVIWNGPMGVFEFEKFAAGTEAIAKKLAELSGKGVTTIIGGGDSVAAVEKAGLADKMSHISTGGGASLELLEGKPLPGVLALNDA is encoded by the exons ATGGCGACGAAGAGGAGCGTGGGAACGTTGAAGGAGGGTGATTTGAAGGGGAAAAGGGTGTTCGTTAGGGTCGATCTGAACGTGCCTTTGGATGATAACTTAAACATCACCGATGACACTAGAGTCCGTGCTGCTGTTCCCACCATCAAGTACTTGACTGGTTATGGTGCCAAAGTGATCCTCTCTAGTCATTTG GGACGTCCAAAAGGTGTTACACCCAAATACAGTTTGAAGCCTCTTGTGCCAAGGTTGTCTCAACTTTTAGGAATTGAG GTTAAGATTGCAAATGACTGCATTGGTGAGGAAGTTGAGAAGTTGGTTGCAGGACTTCCAGAAGGTGGTGTTTTACTTCTAGAGAATGTTAGATTctacaaagaggaagagaagaatgatCCTGAGTTTGCAAAGAAGCTGGCTTCTCTTGCTGatgtctatgtgaatgatgcatTTGGCACTGCCCACAGAGCTCATGCTTCCACAGAAGGAGTGGCCAAATATTTGAAGCCTGCTGTTGCAGGATTCCTTATGCAGAAG GAGCTTGATTATCTAGTTGGAGCCGTGTCTAACCCCAAGAGACCATTTGCTGCTATTGTGGGTGGGTCAAAGGTGTCTTCTAAGATTGGAGTTATTGAATCCTTGTTGGAGAAAGTTAATGTTCTATTGCTTGGTGGAGGAATGATCTTTACCTTTTACAAGGCCCAGGGTCTTTCCGTTGGGTCATCTCTTGTGGAAGAAGATAAACTAGACCTTGCAACTTCACTTCTTGAGAAGGCCAAGGCTAAAGGGGTTTCTTTGTTGCTTCCAACTGATGTGGTCATAGCAGACAAGTTTGCTGCTGATGCTAACAGCAAG ACTGTTTCAGCGTCAAGCATCCCCGATGGGTGGATGGGATTGGATATTGGTCCTGATTCTATCAAGACATTTAGTGAAGCATTGGATGCCACTCAAACTGTCATTTGGAATGGACCAATGGGTGTTTTTGAGTTTGAGAAGTTTGCCGCAGGAACAGAG GCCATAGCTAAGAAACTGGCAGAGCTGAGTGGCAAGGGAGTAACAACCATCATTGGAGGAGGTGACTCTGTGGCTGCTGTGGAGAAGGCTGGACTTGCAGATAAGATGAGCCACATCTCCACTGGTGGTGGTGCCAGCTTAGAGCTTCTTGAGGGGAAGCCACTCCCTGGTGTCCTTGCTCTTAATGATGCTTGA